One window of Haloarchaeobius salinus genomic DNA carries:
- a CDS encoding 50S ribosomal protein L18e gives MLPASTSTETSRRKVMSKTNPRLSSLIAELKSVSRETDADVWSDVATRLEKPRRTHAEVNLGRIERYAQEDETVIVPGKVLGSGALSKSVTVAAVDFSSSAETKIDQVGESLELEQAIEQNPEGSNVRVIR, from the coding sequence CTGCTCCCTGCATCCACTTCTACCGAAACTAGCAGGAGGAAAGTCATGAGTAAGACAAACCCACGGCTCAGCAGTCTCATCGCCGAGCTGAAGTCGGTGTCCAGAGAAACGGACGCTGACGTCTGGAGCGACGTAGCAACCCGACTCGAGAAGCCCCGCCGCACGCACGCGGAGGTCAATCTCGGTCGGATCGAGCGATACGCACAGGAAGACGAGACGGTCATCGTGCCGGGCAAGGTGCTCGGTTCGGGTGCCCTCTCGAAGTCGGTCACGGTCGCGGCGGTCGACTTCTCGTCGTCCGCGGAGACCAAGATCGACCAGGTCGGCGAATCGCTCGAACTGGAACAGGCAATCGAACAGAACCCCGAGGGCTCGAACGTCCGGGTGATCCGATGA
- a CDS encoding DNA-directed RNA polymerase subunit N — MMVPVRCFTCGNVVGEHWEEFKARTREDDEDPEEVLDELGVDRYCCRRMLVSHKDLVDIVSPYQ; from the coding sequence ATGATGGTACCAGTCCGGTGTTTCACGTGCGGTAACGTCGTCGGCGAGCACTGGGAGGAGTTCAAAGCACGGACCCGAGAGGACGACGAGGACCCCGAGGAGGTGCTCGACGAGCTCGGCGTCGACCGCTACTGCTGTCGCCGCATGCTCGTCTCGCACAAGGACCTCGTCGACATCGTGAGCCCCTACCAGTAA
- a CDS encoding 30S ribosomal protein S13: protein MSAEEPQDEQDDDDLQYFVRIGQTDLDGTKSVERSLIEMNGIGRRTARIIADKAGVDRTATFGRLDDDAIDAVVEKVEEYADEVPDWLTNRQNDFYTGETTHEVGNELQMSRRYDINRMKMISSYKGVRHKKGQKVRGQRTKSTGRTEGTIGVNVEEIREQEAEEAAEEGDE from the coding sequence ATGAGTGCAGAAGAACCACAGGACGAGCAAGACGACGACGACCTTCAGTACTTCGTCCGCATCGGGCAGACAGACCTCGATGGGACGAAGTCCGTCGAACGCTCGCTCATCGAGATGAACGGCATCGGCCGACGCACGGCGCGTATCATCGCCGACAAGGCGGGCGTCGACCGGACGGCCACGTTCGGCCGTCTGGACGACGACGCAATCGACGCCGTCGTCGAGAAAGTAGAGGAGTACGCCGACGAAGTTCCGGACTGGCTCACCAACCGCCAGAACGACTTCTACACCGGCGAGACCACCCACGAGGTCGGCAACGAGCTCCAGATGTCCCGGCGCTACGACATCAACCGGATGAAGATGATCAGCTCCTACAAGGGCGTCCGGCACAAGAAGGGACAGAAGGTGCGCGGTCAGCGCACGAAGTCCACCGGCCGTACCGAGGGGACCATCGGCGTCAACGTCGAGGAGATCCGGGAGCAGGAGGCCGAGGAGGCCGCCGAGGAGGGTGACGAGTAA
- the eno gene encoding phosphopyruvate hydratase, producing the protein MTLVSDVRLRRVLDSRGNPTVEADVLTESGGFGRAAAPSGASTGEYEAVELPPGEAIANAREDAIPRLVGHAYAGNQREVDAALHAADGTDDFSGIGANSAVAISMAAAKAGADVLGAPLFQHLGGAFRGENFPVPLGNVVGGGEHAADATHIQEFLAAPVGAPNVADAVFANAAVHEAVADLLDERGVPCGKGDEGAWAPSIDDAEAFEVVEEATELVEDEVGFEVGFGLDVAAAELYDAADEVYRYGDETRTTDEQIDYIAGLVDEYDLVYVEDPLDENDYESYATLTERVGHRTLVCGDDLFVTNTERLSTGIELGAGNSILIKPNQIGTLTDAFDAVELAVRNGYDPVISHRSGETEDTTIAHLAVATDAPFIKTGAVGGERTAKLNELIRIADDAL; encoded by the coding sequence ATGACGCTCGTCAGCGACGTTCGACTCCGCCGCGTACTCGACTCCCGTGGCAACCCCACGGTCGAGGCCGACGTGCTCACCGAGAGCGGCGGCTTCGGTCGTGCGGCTGCACCGTCGGGTGCGAGCACGGGCGAGTACGAGGCGGTCGAGCTCCCACCGGGCGAGGCCATCGCGAACGCACGCGAGGACGCGATCCCGCGTCTCGTCGGCCATGCCTACGCCGGGAACCAGCGCGAGGTCGACGCCGCACTCCACGCGGCGGACGGCACCGACGACTTCTCCGGCATCGGCGCGAACAGCGCGGTCGCCATCTCGATGGCGGCCGCGAAGGCCGGTGCGGACGTGCTCGGTGCGCCGCTGTTCCAGCACCTCGGCGGTGCGTTCCGCGGCGAGAACTTCCCGGTCCCGCTGGGTAACGTCGTCGGTGGTGGCGAACACGCCGCCGACGCGACCCACATCCAGGAGTTCCTCGCCGCGCCCGTCGGTGCGCCGAACGTCGCTGATGCGGTGTTCGCGAACGCGGCCGTCCACGAGGCCGTCGCCGACCTGCTCGACGAGCGCGGCGTCCCCTGCGGCAAGGGCGACGAGGGTGCCTGGGCGCCGTCCATCGACGACGCCGAGGCGTTCGAGGTCGTCGAGGAGGCGACGGAGCTCGTCGAGGACGAGGTCGGCTTCGAGGTCGGCTTCGGGCTCGACGTGGCCGCCGCGGAGCTGTACGACGCCGCCGACGAGGTCTACCGCTACGGCGACGAGACGCGGACGACCGACGAGCAGATCGACTACATCGCCGGACTCGTCGACGAGTACGACCTCGTCTACGTCGAGGACCCCCTCGACGAGAACGACTACGAGAGCTACGCGACGCTGACCGAGCGCGTGGGCCACCGCACGCTCGTCTGTGGTGACGACCTGTTCGTCACCAACACGGAGCGGCTCTCGACCGGCATCGAGCTCGGTGCCGGCAACAGCATCCTCATCAAGCCGAACCAGATCGGGACGCTGACCGACGCGTTCGACGCGGTCGAACTCGCCGTGCGGAACGGCTACGACCCGGTCATCTCCCATCGTTCGGGCGAGACCGAGGACACGACCATCGCACACCTCGCCGTCGCGACCGACGCACCGTTCATCAAGACGGGCGCGGTCGGTGGCGAGCGAACCGCCAAGCTGAACGAACTCATCCGAATCGCAGACGACGCACTATGA
- a CDS encoding zinc finger AN1 domain-containing stress-associated protein, with translation MASCSFCGREVDGFPYSCNECGETLCGRHRLPERHDCRGLARVADRTDDEAGFIGRPDDRDRAERGVVGRALDAMLTPVRRLRRLRR, from the coding sequence ATGGCGTCGTGCTCGTTCTGCGGTCGGGAGGTCGATGGGTTCCCGTACTCGTGCAACGAGTGCGGCGAGACCCTCTGCGGTCGCCACCGACTGCCCGAGCGCCACGACTGCCGCGGCCTCGCACGGGTCGCGGACCGGACAGACGACGAGGCGGGGTTCATCGGGCGGCCGGACGACCGCGACAGAGCTGAGAGAGGCGTCGTCGGCCGGGCACTCGACGCGATGCTGACGCCGGTTCGACGGCTCCGTCGACTCCGGCGGTAG
- a CDS encoding 30S ribosomal protein S4 yields MALGSNTKSYETPNHPWQGERISEEHSLVERYGLKNKEELWRAQSELRDYRREARDLLGQTQSEDDVATAGGDFLTRLKRIGILGEEDRLDQVLSLEISDILERRLQTVAYRKGLANTTSQARQFIVHGHITVDGARVRVPSYTVDVSEEDSIAFDENSPLADDLHPERAEGQ; encoded by the coding sequence ATGGCGCTCGGTAGCAACACGAAGTCCTACGAGACGCCGAACCACCCCTGGCAGGGCGAGCGCATCAGCGAGGAACACAGCCTCGTCGAGCGCTACGGCCTGAAGAACAAGGAGGAGCTCTGGCGAGCACAGTCCGAGCTGCGCGACTACCGTCGCGAGGCCCGTGACCTGCTCGGTCAGACCCAGTCCGAGGACGACGTCGCCACCGCAGGCGGCGACTTCCTCACGCGACTGAAGCGCATCGGCATCCTCGGCGAGGAGGACCGGCTCGACCAGGTCCTGTCGCTCGAGATCTCCGACATCCTCGAACGTCGCCTCCAGACGGTGGCCTACCGCAAGGGGCTGGCCAACACGACCAGCCAGGCGCGGCAGTTCATCGTCCACGGACACATCACCGTCGACGGCGCACGCGTCCGCGTGCCCTCGTACACGGTCGACGTCTCCGAGGAGGACAGCATCGCGTTCGACGAGAACAGTCCGCTCGCGGACGACCTGCACCCCGAGCGTGCGGAGGGTCAGTAA
- a CDS encoding isopentenyl phosphate kinase, translated as MTTVLKLGGSVITDKERAETVDGEALDRAVDAVARADDDLVVVHGGGSFGHHNAEAYDVSTTEGTHDIEGVTQVHAAMKALNGLVLRRLHDRDVPAVPVHPLSAASRDAGGELTLPAQQVATLRAEGFVPVLHGDVIAHRGEGVTVLSGDEIVTSLARSLDADRVGLCSTVPGVLDTDGDVIPRIDRFEDAADALGGAESTDVSGGMAGKVRTLLDLPTPASVFGLDDLSAFLDGEAPGTTVG; from the coding sequence GTGACGACCGTCCTCAAGCTCGGTGGCTCCGTCATCACCGACAAGGAGCGCGCCGAGACGGTCGACGGCGAGGCGCTGGACCGGGCTGTGGACGCGGTGGCTCGTGCCGACGACGACCTCGTCGTGGTCCACGGCGGCGGCAGTTTCGGCCACCACAACGCCGAGGCGTACGACGTCAGCACGACCGAGGGGACACACGACATCGAGGGTGTCACCCAGGTCCACGCCGCGATGAAGGCGCTGAACGGACTCGTCCTGCGGCGGCTCCACGACCGCGACGTGCCGGCGGTGCCGGTCCACCCGCTCTCGGCCGCGAGCCGGGACGCCGGGGGCGAACTCACGCTGCCGGCCCAGCAGGTCGCGACGCTCCGTGCGGAGGGGTTCGTCCCGGTACTGCACGGCGACGTTATCGCACACCGTGGCGAGGGCGTGACGGTGCTGTCGGGGGACGAGATAGTCACCTCGCTGGCGCGGAGCCTCGATGCCGACCGGGTCGGCCTCTGCTCGACGGTGCCAGGGGTTCTAGATACTGACGGCGACGTGATTCCGAGGATCGACCGGTTCGAGGACGCCGCCGACGCGCTCGGTGGGGCGGAGTCGACGGACGTCTCCGGCGGGATGGCGGGGAAGGTGCGGACGCTACTGGACCTGCCGACGCCCGCGAGCGTGTTCGGGCTGGACGACCTGTCTGCGTTCCTCGACGGCGAGGCCCCCGGGACGACGGTCGGCTGA
- a CDS encoding 30S ribosomal protein S11 — translation MAEQEDDKWGVAHVHASFNNTVMTVTDLTGAETIAKSSGGTAVKQNRDEASPYAAMQMVESIADEIRAAGIEGLHVRVRGPGGNLQKSPGPGAQAAIRALAREDFEIGRIEDVTPIPHDGSRAPKGKGGF, via the coding sequence ATGGCAGAACAGGAAGACGACAAGTGGGGCGTCGCCCACGTACACGCATCGTTCAACAACACCGTCATGACGGTCACGGACCTGACCGGCGCGGAGACCATCGCGAAGTCCTCCGGCGGGACTGCTGTCAAGCAGAACCGCGACGAGGCGTCGCCCTATGCGGCGATGCAGATGGTCGAGTCCATCGCGGACGAGATCCGTGCGGCTGGCATCGAGGGCCTGCACGTTCGCGTGCGCGGCCCCGGTGGCAACCTGCAGAAGTCCCCCGGTCCGGGTGCGCAGGCGGCGATCCGCGCACTCGCACGTGAGGACTTCGAGATCGGCCGCATCGAGGACGTCACACCGATCCCGCACGACGGGTCCCGAGCACCGAAGGGCAAGGGCGGGTTCTGA
- the rpsB gene encoding 30S ribosomal protein S2, whose translation MTDQEPEQEGLDASDSDVDLDAADEAADEEPVEDAAPTEEQDAEAVEAEAEPEEEESALDEDVMADDEADLLIPVEDYLGAGVHIGTQQKTKDMERFIHRVRTDGLYVLDVGMTDSRIRTAADFLSNYSPEQILVTSSRQYGRFPAKKFADAVGARARTGRFIPGTLTNPKYDGYIEPDVVVVTDPIGDAQAVKEAITVGIPVIAMCDSNNQTSNVDLVVPTNNKGRKALSVVYWLLANETLDRRGAEPTYSLDDFESGI comes from the coding sequence ATGACAGACCAGGAACCCGAACAGGAGGGGCTCGACGCGTCCGACTCCGACGTGGACCTCGACGCCGCCGACGAGGCGGCCGACGAGGAACCCGTCGAGGACGCCGCGCCCACCGAGGAACAGGACGCCGAGGCCGTCGAGGCCGAGGCCGAACCAGAGGAGGAGGAGTCCGCGCTCGACGAGGACGTCATGGCCGACGACGAGGCCGACCTGCTCATCCCCGTCGAGGACTACCTCGGTGCCGGTGTCCACATCGGTACCCAGCAGAAGACGAAGGACATGGAGCGGTTCATCCACCGCGTCCGGACCGACGGCCTGTACGTCCTCGACGTGGGCATGACCGACAGCCGCATCCGCACCGCCGCGGACTTCCTGTCGAACTACAGTCCCGAGCAGATCCTCGTCACGTCCTCGCGCCAGTACGGTCGCTTCCCGGCGAAGAAGTTCGCCGACGCGGTCGGCGCACGCGCCCGGACGGGCCGGTTCATCCCCGGCACGCTGACGAACCCGAAGTACGACGGCTACATCGAGCCGGACGTCGTGGTCGTCACCGACCCCATCGGTGACGCACAGGCCGTCAAGGAGGCCATCACGGTCGGCATCCCGGTCATCGCGATGTGCGACTCGAACAACCAGACGAGCAACGTCGACCTCGTCGTCCCGACGAACAACAAGGGGCGCAAGGCGCTGTCGGTCGTCTACTGGCTGCTCGCCAACGAGACGCTCGACCGCCGCGGTGCCGAGCCGACGTACTCCCTGGACGACTTCGAGAGCGGTATCTGA
- a CDS encoding DNA-directed RNA polymerase subunit K, with amino-acid sequence MPRQRYNRYEKARILGARALQVSYGAPVLIETDQTEPILVAAEEYDADALPFTVKRGKE; translated from the coding sequence ATGCCCCGACAACGATACAACCGGTACGAGAAGGCACGCATCCTCGGCGCGCGAGCGCTGCAGGTGTCCTACGGCGCGCCGGTCCTCATCGAGACGGACCAGACGGAGCCGATCCTCGTCGCCGCGGAGGAGTACGACGCGGACGCGCTCCCGTTCACGGTCAAGCGAGGAAAGGAATGA
- the mvk gene encoding mevalonate kinase, with translation MVTASAPGKVYLFGEHAVVYGEPAVPCAVERRATVTVEQRTDGRLRVDARDLEIEGFTVEYGASTDELGVEVPSELLAAATEYVDGAVAQARDACDEPEAGFDVTVESEIPLGAGLGSSAAVVVATIAATAAELGVDLGPREIADRAYQVELAVQDGQASRADTFCSAMGGAVRVEGDDCRTLDAPDLPFVIGFDGGSGDTGKLVAGVRDLRERYNFAADTVTAIGDIVRRGEAVLVEEDPSLDELGRLMDFDHGLLEALGVSSRSLDEMVWTAREAGAHGAKLTGAGGGGCIVALDDSPATETALSYSQSCEAVFRAELARDGVVVS, from the coding sequence ATGGTCACGGCAAGCGCCCCGGGGAAGGTGTACCTGTTCGGGGAGCACGCGGTCGTCTACGGCGAGCCGGCGGTCCCGTGTGCGGTCGAGCGCCGGGCGACGGTCACGGTGGAACAGCGCACCGACGGTCGCCTCAGGGTCGACGCACGGGACCTCGAGATCGAGGGGTTCACCGTGGAGTACGGCGCGTCGACGGACGAACTCGGTGTCGAGGTGCCGAGCGAACTGCTCGCGGCGGCGACGGAGTACGTCGACGGCGCGGTCGCACAGGCCAGGGACGCCTGCGACGAGCCAGAGGCGGGCTTCGACGTCACCGTCGAGAGCGAGATCCCGCTCGGGGCGGGCCTCGGCTCGTCGGCGGCGGTCGTCGTCGCGACCATCGCGGCGACGGCGGCGGAGCTCGGGGTCGACCTCGGTCCACGCGAGATCGCCGACCGGGCGTACCAGGTCGAGCTCGCGGTGCAGGACGGGCAGGCGTCGCGGGCGGACACGTTCTGTTCGGCGATGGGCGGCGCAGTTCGCGTCGAGGGCGACGACTGCCGCACCCTCGACGCGCCGGACCTGCCGTTCGTCATCGGCTTCGACGGCGGGAGCGGTGACACCGGGAAGCTGGTCGCTGGCGTGCGCGACCTGCGCGAGCGGTACAACTTCGCGGCGGACACCGTCACCGCTATCGGCGACATCGTCCGTCGTGGCGAGGCCGTCCTGGTCGAGGAGGACCCCTCGCTCGACGAGCTGGGGCGGCTGATGGACTTCGACCACGGGCTGCTGGAGGCGCTCGGCGTCTCCTCGCGCTCGCTCGACGAGATGGTGTGGACCGCCCGCGAGGCGGGGGCCCACGGCGCGAAGCTGACAGGTGCCGGGGGAGGCGGCTGTATCGTCGCGCTCGACGACAGCCCGGCGACGGAGACGGCGCTCTCGTACTCGCAGTCCTGCGAGGCGGTGTTCCGTGCCGAACTCGCCCGCGACGGGGTGGTCGTCTCGTGA
- a CDS encoding 50S ribosomal protein L13 gives MSLAEFDADVIVDASDCILGRVASQVAERALDGETVAVVNAEEAVITGSEDDIMSTYRKRVEVGSDSGPYYPKRPDRIFKRSIRGMMPYKTTAGREAFEGVRVYVGNPYDEDGEVLDGTSLDRLSNIKFVQLGDVSAELGANVTW, from the coding sequence ATGAGTCTCGCAGAGTTCGACGCAGACGTCATCGTGGACGCCAGCGACTGTATTCTCGGTCGCGTCGCGTCCCAGGTCGCAGAGCGCGCACTCGACGGCGAGACGGTCGCGGTCGTCAACGCCGAGGAGGCGGTCATCACGGGTTCGGAGGACGACATCATGTCGACCTACCGGAAGCGTGTCGAGGTCGGCTCCGACAGCGGCCCGTACTACCCGAAGCGCCCCGACCGCATCTTCAAGCGGTCCATCCGCGGCATGATGCCGTACAAGACGACGGCCGGCCGCGAGGCCTTCGAGGGCGTCCGCGTCTACGTCGGCAACCCGTACGACGAGGACGGCGAGGTGCTCGACGGCACGTCGCTGGATCGGCTCTCGAACATCAAGTTCGTCCAGCTGGGCGACGTCTCGGCTGAACTGGGTGCTAACGTAACATGGTAA
- the idsA3 gene encoding geranylfarnesyl diphosphate synthase, which yields MTDPQTREQTVLDAVGQRRELVNEAITEELPIKEPKRLYEASRYLLDAGGKRLRPTVLLVVGEALTDVEPMSVDYREFPSLSEEPVDLMAAAVSVEVIQSFTLIHDDIMDDDDLRRGVPAVHKEYDLETAILAGDTLYSKAFEIMVETDAPPERVVAATDTLASTCTKICEGQSLDVSFETRRDVDPDEYLEMIEQKTAVLYAASAAIAGELLSADDEVVDALYGYGLDVGRAFQIQDDVLDLTVPSDQLGKQRGSDLVENKQTLITVHAREQGVDVGGLVDTDSVEAVTEAEIDDAVATLEDAGSIEYANQTARDLVERGKSRLEVLPDNEARGLLCDIADYLIERGY from the coding sequence ATGACGGACCCGCAGACGCGAGAACAGACGGTGCTCGACGCGGTGGGCCAGCGACGCGAGCTCGTCAACGAGGCCATCACCGAGGAGCTCCCGATCAAGGAGCCGAAGCGGCTCTACGAGGCCTCCCGCTACCTGCTGGACGCTGGTGGCAAGCGACTCCGGCCCACCGTGCTCCTCGTCGTCGGCGAGGCGCTGACCGACGTGGAGCCGATGTCCGTCGACTACCGCGAGTTCCCGTCGCTCTCCGAGGAGCCCGTCGACCTGATGGCCGCCGCCGTCAGCGTCGAGGTCATCCAGTCGTTCACGCTCATCCACGACGACATCATGGACGACGACGACCTCCGGCGCGGCGTGCCGGCGGTCCACAAGGAGTACGACCTCGAGACGGCCATCCTCGCGGGCGACACGCTCTACTCGAAGGCGTTCGAGATCATGGTCGAGACCGACGCACCACCGGAGCGGGTCGTCGCGGCGACGGACACCCTCGCGTCGACCTGCACGAAGATCTGCGAGGGCCAGAGCCTCGACGTCTCCTTCGAGACGCGACGCGACGTCGACCCCGACGAGTACCTCGAGATGATCGAGCAGAAGACCGCGGTGCTGTACGCGGCCTCCGCGGCCATCGCCGGCGAGCTGCTCTCGGCCGACGACGAGGTCGTCGACGCGCTGTACGGCTACGGCCTCGACGTCGGGCGCGCGTTCCAGATCCAGGACGACGTGCTCGACCTCACCGTCCCCTCGGACCAGCTGGGCAAGCAGCGCGGATCCGACCTCGTCGAGAACAAGCAGACGCTCATCACGGTCCACGCCCGCGAGCAGGGCGTCGACGTCGGCGGACTCGTCGACACCGACAGCGTCGAGGCGGTCACCGAGGCCGAGATCGACGACGCGGTGGCGACGCTCGAGGACGCCGGCAGCATCGAGTACGCGAACCAGACCGCGCGCGACCTGGTCGAACGCGGCAAGTCCAGGCTCGAGGTCCTCCCGGACAACGAGGCGCGGGGCCTGCTGTGTGACATCGCGGACTACCTGATAGAGCGCGGCTACTGA
- a CDS encoding 30S ribosomal protein S9: MVTNTSGKKKTAIARATVSEGEGRVRINSKPVELVEPEISRLKMLEPFRIVDGVRDDVDVDIEVSGGGISGQADAVRTAIARGLVQHAGDAELRDAYMEFDRSLLVNDVRQSEPKKWGGPGARARYQKSYR; the protein is encoded by the coding sequence ATGGTAACGAACACATCAGGCAAGAAGAAGACGGCCATCGCCCGCGCGACCGTCTCGGAAGGCGAGGGTCGCGTCCGAATCAACTCGAAGCCGGTCGAGCTCGTCGAGCCGGAGATCTCCCGACTGAAGATGCTGGAGCCGTTCCGCATCGTCGACGGCGTCCGCGACGACGTGGACGTCGACATCGAGGTCTCCGGTGGCGGCATCAGCGGCCAGGCCGACGCGGTTCGCACCGCCATCGCCCGTGGTCTCGTCCAGCACGCCGGCGACGCCGAACTCCGCGACGCGTACATGGAGTTCGACCGTTCGCTGCTCGTCAACGACGTCCGCCAGTCCGAACCCAAGAAGTGGGGCGGCCCCGGCGCTCGGGCCCGCTACCAGAAGTCCTACCGCTAA
- a CDS encoding DNA-directed RNA polymerase subunit D, whose amino-acid sequence MDEDYEVEFVERGDRKALFLVRGVTPAFANGIRRTMIADVPTLAIDEVRVIENSSVMFDEQIALRLGLVPLTTPPNEFTEDDVVTLSIDVEGPATAYSGDLVSADEMVQPADQNVPIIELKDGQRLELEADAVLETGKAHAKHQGGVSVGYRHLQRVEVVGDADEFEESEPNIVRGVVEIDGELVDTAEFDNDLTQRFPGKEVAVHDVEKAFVFHVETDGSMTVEELVERATDSIESRAVELEDAVSL is encoded by the coding sequence ATGGACGAGGACTACGAGGTCGAGTTCGTCGAACGCGGCGACCGGAAGGCGCTGTTCCTCGTGCGCGGGGTCACCCCCGCGTTCGCGAACGGCATCCGGCGGACGATGATCGCCGACGTGCCCACCCTCGCCATCGACGAGGTGCGCGTCATCGAGAACTCGTCGGTGATGTTCGACGAGCAGATCGCGCTCCGTCTGGGGCTCGTGCCGCTCACGACCCCGCCGAACGAGTTCACCGAGGACGACGTGGTCACGCTCTCCATCGACGTGGAGGGGCCGGCGACGGCGTACTCGGGCGACCTCGTCAGCGCGGACGAGATGGTCCAGCCCGCGGACCAGAACGTCCCCATCATCGAGCTGAAGGACGGCCAGCGTCTCGAACTCGAGGCAGACGCGGTCCTCGAAACCGGCAAGGCTCACGCCAAGCACCAGGGCGGCGTCTCGGTCGGCTACCGGCACCTCCAGCGCGTGGAGGTCGTCGGCGACGCCGACGAGTTCGAGGAGAGCGAACCGAACATCGTTCGAGGCGTCGTCGAGATCGACGGCGAACTCGTCGACACGGCCGAGTTCGACAACGACCTCACCCAGCGGTTCCCGGGCAAGGAGGTCGCGGTACACGACGTCGAGAAGGCGTTCGTGTTCCACGTCGAGACGGACGGGTCGATGACGGTCGAGGAGCTCGTCGAGCGCGCCACCGACTCCATCGAGTCGCGAGCGGTCGAGCTCGAAGACGCGGTATCGTTGTAA
- a CDS encoding ribonuclease J — protein sequence MEIEIATIGGYEEVGRQMTAVRAGDDVVVFDMGLNLSQVLIHDNVETEKMHSLDLIDMGAIPDDRIMSELEGDVQAIVPTHGHLDHIGAISKLAHRYDAPVVATPYTIELVKQQVESEQKFGVENDLVKMEAGETMTIGDSGQVELEFVNVTHSIIDAINPVLHTPEGAVVYGLDKRMDHTPVIGDPIDMKRFREIGREGEGVLCYIEDCTNANKQGRTPSEAVARRHLKDVMYSLEDYSGGIVATTFSSHIARVKSLVEFARDIGRQPVLLGRSMEKYSGTAERLGFVDFPGDLGMFGHRKSVDRTFKRVMKEGKGNFLPIVTGHQGEPRAMLTRMGRGETPYELEDGDKVIFSARVIPEPTNEGQRYQSERLLGMQGARIYSDIHVSGHLNREGHYQMLQALQPQNVIPAHQDMSGFSGYVNLAESEGYKMGRDLHVTRNGNLIQLTE from the coding sequence ATGGAAATCGAAATCGCAACAATCGGCGGATACGAGGAAGTCGGCCGGCAGATGACTGCCGTCCGAGCCGGTGACGACGTCGTCGTCTTCGACATGGGTCTGAACCTCTCGCAGGTTCTCATCCACGACAACGTCGAGACCGAGAAGATGCACAGCCTGGACCTCATCGACATGGGGGCCATCCCGGACGACCGGATCATGAGCGAGCTCGAGGGCGACGTGCAGGCCATCGTGCCGACGCACGGCCACCTCGACCACATCGGGGCCATCTCGAAGCTGGCCCACCGGTACGACGCGCCCGTCGTGGCGACGCCGTACACCATCGAGCTGGTGAAACAGCAGGTCGAGAGCGAGCAGAAGTTCGGGGTCGAGAACGACCTCGTGAAGATGGAGGCCGGCGAGACGATGACCATCGGCGACTCCGGACAGGTCGAACTGGAGTTCGTCAACGTCACCCACTCCATCATCGACGCCATCAACCCCGTCCTCCACACACCCGAGGGCGCGGTCGTCTACGGCCTCGACAAGCGGATGGACCACACGCCGGTCATCGGCGACCCCATCGACATGAAGCGGTTCCGCGAGATCGGTCGCGAGGGCGAGGGCGTCCTCTGCTACATCGAGGACTGTACGAACGCGAACAAGCAGGGCCGCACGCCGAGCGAGGCCGTGGCGCGACGGCACCTGAAGGACGTGATGTACTCCCTGGAGGACTACTCGGGCGGCATCGTCGCCACGACGTTCTCCAGCCACATCGCCCGCGTGAAGTCCCTCGTCGAGTTCGCCCGCGACATCGGCCGCCAGCCGGTGCTGCTCGGGCGCTCGATGGAGAAGTACTCCGGCACGGCCGAGCGGCTCGGCTTCGTCGACTTCCCGGGCGACCTCGGGATGTTCGGCCACCGGAAGTCCGTCGACCGCACGTTCAAGCGGGTCATGAAGGAGGGCAAGGGCAACTTCCTGCCCATCGTCACGGGCCACCAGGGCGAGCCGCGCGCGATGCTCACCCGGATGGGCCGCGGCGAGACCCCCTACGAGTTAGAGGACGGCGACAAGGTCATCTTCTCGGCACGGGTCATCCCGGAGCCGACGAACGAGGGCCAGCGCTACCAGTCCGAGCGCCTGCTCGGGATGCAGGGCGCACGCATCTACTCCGACATCCACGTCTCCGGCCACCTGAACCGCGAGGGCCACTATCAGATGCTCCAGGCGCTCCAGCCCCAGAACGTCATCCCGGCCCACCAGGACATGAGCGGCTTCAGCGGCTACGTCAATCTCGCGGAGAGCGAGGGGTACAAGATGGGCCGCGACCTCCACGTCACCCGCAACGGCAACCTCATCCAGCTGACCGAGTGA